A window of the Thermodesulfovibrionales bacterium genome harbors these coding sequences:
- a CDS encoding 5-formyltetrahydrofolate cyclo-ligase: MRFLSKEDIRNSIIKKRDSFPSSLMYEKSILIKKRLLELEEFKNAGILLLYASFRSEPDTHELIQECLIAGKRVFLPRVNIEKKELEVREITSPGQLKKGYAGILEPDDSCPLRDLNEADIIIVPGVAFDRSGGRIGYGSGYYDKLLAGLKKDIPVIAIAYDEQIVEDVCLEGHDRKVDMIITDREVIYCGHKKD; the protein is encoded by the coding sequence ATGAGATTTCTTTCAAAGGAAGATATAAGAAACTCAATTATTAAAAAAAGAGACTCCTTCCCATCCTCCTTAATGTATGAAAAGAGTATACTTATCAAAAAGAGATTACTGGAACTTGAGGAATTTAAAAATGCAGGAATTCTTCTTCTTTATGCCTCTTTCAGGTCAGAGCCAGATACTCATGAGCTCATACAAGAGTGTCTTATCGCCGGGAAAAGGGTCTTTCTTCCCAGGGTCAATATAGAAAAGAAGGAGCTTGAGGTGAGGGAGATAACCTCACCCGGACAGCTTAAAAAGGGTTATGCCGGAATCCTGGAGCCTGATGATAGCTGTCCATTGAGAGACCTGAATGAGGCTGATATTATCATTGTTCCCGGAGTTGCCTTTGACAGAAGCGGTGGCCGTATTGGCTATGGGTCTGGTTACTATGATAAGCTCCTTGCGGGATTAAAAAAAGATATCCCAGTAATTGCTATCGCCTATGATGAGCAGATTGTGGAGGACGTCTGCCTTGAGGGTCATGACAGAAAAGTAGATATGATTATAACAGACAGGGAGGTAATATACTGTGGACATAAAAAAGATTGA
- a CDS encoding carbon monoxide dehydrogenase accessory protein CooC translates to MAITGKGGVGKTTLSSVLCYLYREEGKRVIAVDADPDANLAGALGIPKEEAQKIRPIAELTDLIAERTGAKPGQMGGVFKLNPKVDDIPDEIGYRLDGIILLTIGKSKEASSGCYCPENVFLRRLLKHLIVERNEVVIVDMEAGIEHLTRGTAEGVDAFIVVIEPGSRSIQTAITVRDLARGLGVKRVFVVGNKVRNEADREFISSNIEGMEILGFIGFNHEIMEADIKGLSPYVHAPQAVKDIRIIKEILDSRLRE, encoded by the coding sequence GTGGCTATTACAGGAAAAGGTGGAGTTGGTAAGACAACCTTAAGCTCTGTTCTCTGTTATCTTTACAGAGAGGAAGGTAAAAGGGTTATTGCTGTTGATGCAGATCCTGATGCCAATCTTGCTGGAGCACTTGGAATTCCAAAAGAAGAGGCGCAGAAGATAAGACCGATAGCTGAGCTTACAGACCTTATAGCAGAAAGGACAGGAGCGAAACCCGGTCAGATGGGTGGAGTATTTAAGCTCAATCCAAAGGTTGATGATATACCTGATGAGATAGGATACAGGCTTGATGGAATAATACTTCTTACGATTGGAAAATCAAAAGAGGCTTCCTCTGGATGTTACTGTCCTGAGAATGTCTTTTTAAGAAGATTATTAAAACATCTCATTGTAGAAAGAAATGAGGTAGTAATTGTGGATATGGAGGCTGGAATCGAACACCTTACAAGAGGCACTGCTGAAGGAGTTGATGCCTTTATAGTTGTAATTGAACCTGGATCAAGGAGTATCCAGACTGCAATTACCGTCAGGGATCTTGCAAGGGGTCTTGGCGTAAAAAGGGTTTTCGTTGTTGGTAACAAGGTCAGGAATGAAGCTGACAGGGAATTTATATCCAGTAACATAGAGGGTATGGAGATACTCGGATTTATAGGCTTCAATCATGAGATAATGGAAGCTGATATAAAGGGCCTTTCTCCCTATGTGCATGCACCTCAGGCTGTAAAGGATATAAGAATAATAAAAGAGATTCTTGATTCCAGACTCAGGGAATAA
- a CDS encoding DUF86 domain-containing protein produces the protein MAGFRNVLIHLYHEVDDREVVKHLKDDLWIIEKFLEVVKGLLNKR, from the coding sequence ATGGCAGGATTCAGGAACGTACTTATTCATTTATATCATGAAGTTGATGACAGAGAGGTTGTAAAACATCTCAAGGATGACCTATGGATTATCGAAAAATTCCTTGAGGTAGTAAAAGGGCTTCTGAATAAGAGATGA
- a CDS encoding nucleotidyltransferase domain-containing protein: MRDKAEISSRLRSYLEPRGERIFAYIHGSFQEDIPFRDIDIALYLDESIVPEEELEYCLELSVRTEMDTRIMPLDIRALNHATWGFRYHATKGILLFSKDDEVRKEFLEETWKRYFDLLPKRREIILDLLS; the protein is encoded by the coding sequence ATGAGAGATAAAGCAGAGATAAGCTCCAGACTGCGAAGTTATCTTGAGCCCAGAGGTGAGAGAATCTTTGCCTATATTCATGGCTCCTTTCAAGAGGATATTCCCTTCAGAGATATTGATATAGCCCTTTATCTTGATGAATCCATTGTTCCTGAAGAAGAACTTGAGTACTGTCTTGAGCTATCTGTACGTACTGAGATGGATACCAGGATAATGCCCCTTGATATAAGGGCACTTAATCATGCCACGTGGGGTTTCAGGTATCATGCCACAAAAGGCATACTTTTATTTTCAAAGGATGATGAAGTGAGAAAAGAATTCTTAGAGGAGACATGGAAGAGATATTTTGACCTTCTGCCAAAGAGAAGGGAGATTATACTTGACCTTCTGTCTTGA